Within the Scomber scombrus chromosome 4, fScoSco1.1, whole genome shotgun sequence genome, the region CAGAGATCGGTTCATCTTTGtgtcaatcagctgatcaataatcaatggTTGTTTTCAGGCTGCTGCTTCCTGCTGATTTCACCGTGTTTACGTACAGAGAGAACGGATCAGTGCTGAGCTCCAGACCTGCTgtacaggtaacacacacacacacacacacacacacacacacacacacacacacacacacacattattcaaACATCTAAATGAGTTGAACAGTTTTTTGTTTCAGCTTCACTGTTTATTGACACAAGAGTTTTCCCAGCAAGAGGCATGATGGGagtttccctgtgtgtgtgtgtgtgtgtgtgtgtgtgtgtgtgtgtgtgtgtggtaattgCGTTGATATTTCCTGCCTGCTGACCTGCTgccctcctctctgtgtgtctgcagactGATCAATGTTATTCCTTCTGAACAACTTTAAAGttaatctgaacacacacacacacacacacacacacacacacacacacacacacacacacacacatacacacacacacacacacacacacacacacatacacacacacacacacacacacacacatacacacacactcacacacagacaggaagtgtgcTTTATGAGCTCCTCTGGGAGTGATACAggaaatattgtgtgtgtgtgtgtgtgtgtgtgtgtgtgtgtgtgtgtgtatgtcagtgtgtgtgtgtgtgtgtgtgtgtgtatgtcagcgtgtgtgtctgtgtgtgtgtctgtgtgtgtgtgtgtgtgtgtgtgtgtgtgtgtgtgtgtgagatcctTACATCATACCATAAACATCTACTGATGATAAATGTGTGAACAATAATATAACAGTGCGtttctgccccctgctggtgtgtttgtgttacagcaTCACTGCCACTATCAGGGCTTCATTCAGGACATGGAGGGATCCTCTGCTGCCATGAGCGTCTGTAACGgcctcaggtacacacacacacacacacacacacacacacacacacacacacacatatatatacacagacacacacacacacatatatatatatacactcacatatatatacacacacacacacacacatatatatatatacactcacatatatatacacacacacacacacacacacatacacacacacacacatatatatatatatacacacacacacacacacatatatacatgcgcacatatacacatatatatacacacacaataacacacatatatacacacacacacacacacactgtacttcCTGTCAGTAATGTCTTTACTTCCCTCTCAGAGGAGTGCTGCACCTCTCTGATGACAGTTACGGTATCGAGCCGTTAGACTCCTCCCCCGACCAGCACCTGGTGTACCGCCTGCAGGATGTGACATCACAGCCTCGGGGGTGTGGGACGCTGCACACTGAGCACGCTCACAACAACGCCACCGAGCACGAGTACGAAGCAGAGGAGATCCACCACAGACAGCACAGCAGGGTGAGGTCACTGGTCCTCTGCAGCCTCACCGCTCATCagttactgttgttgttgtttatgatGTCACTTCCTATCTGTTCAGATGAAGAGAGCCGTCCTCCACAAGACCCACTAtgtggagctgctgctggtggtggacTATGAGAGGgtgagacacgcacacacacacacacacacacacacacacacatagacacatagacacacacacacacacacacatagacacacacacacacacatagacacacacacacacacatagacatacacacacacacacacacacatatatatatatacactcacatatatacacacacacacacacacacatatatatatatacactcacatatatatacacacacacacacacacacacatacacacacacacacatatatatatatatacacacacacacacacacatatatatatatacacacacacacacacatatatatatatacacacacacacatagacacacacacacacgcacacacacacagctccgtCCACACAGTCACATCCTGGACCAGCTGGTACTGAACACAAAGATGAGAGAGGActtaccttcatcatcatcaccttcaccatcatcatcatcatcatcaccatcatcatcatcatcatcatcatcatcaccttcatcatcatcatcaccttcatcatcatcatgttataTTTGGCTGacatcttgttttttctctcttcagtATAATTATATGAACAAGAATGCGACAGCAGTGAGAGAAGAGATGGTTGCCCTGGCCAACTTCATCGACAGcgtgagtacacacacacacacacacacacacacacacacacacacacacacacacacacacacacacacacatacacacacacacacacacacacacacacacacacacacacatacacacacacacacacacacacacacacatacacacacacacagaaacaatcCAATAAGATACACACGTTTGTACTATTCTgttatatattgtgtatttgtgtgtctgtgtgtgtgtgtgtgtctctgtctgtgtgtgtgtgtgtgcagatctaCATGCAGCTGAATGTGAGGGTGGTTCTGGTGGGTCTGGAGATCTGGAATCAGCAGAACATGATCAGCACTGAAGGATCAGCAGGAGAAGTTCTGAGTCGCTTCACCcagtggagagaaaaggagCTGGTGACCCGCCGCCGCCACGACTCAGCACAACTCATCCTgttagtacacacacacacacacacacacacacacacacacacacacacacagacacacacacacacacacacacacacacacacacacacacacaaacacaaacacacagaaacacacacatcagtgatgatgatgatgatgatggtagtgatgatgatgatggtgatgatgatggtgatgatggtggtgatgatgatgatgatgatgatgatgatgatgatgatctacAGGAAGAAGAGTTTCGGGGTGACAGCAGGAATGGCCTTCGTCTCCACCGTCTGCTCCAGGAGTCACGGAGGCGGGATCAACGCGGTACGCTGCTCACTaacaaacagccaatcacagagcttcaCTCTGCTGGTCAGGTGATCAAAATGCTGCGTTCAGGTCACATAGAGAAGTTGGTAAATTGAGGTTTCTCTCCACAGTTCACCAACAACAACCTTCCCTCGTTCGCCTCCATCGTGGCTCACGAGCTCGGTCACAACCTGGGGATGAATCATGATGACGGACGCACCTGCACCTGCCCCGTCGCCGCCTGCATCATGAACTCTGGAGCCacgtaagacacacacacacacacacacacacacacacacacacacacacatacacacacacacaggacgcAGCTACATGGAGGGATGGGGCTGGTCCTCAAATAAGTTATGTTCTGTGTGCAGTGTATAGTAGCCACGCTTAGCTTTAGCCATTTTAACTTATTAGCTACCAGCTAACGTGGAGCCACCTGCTGCCAGTGAAGGCTGTGATGTCTGTTACAGAGCACCAGACAATATTTCAGTTATAGCTCAGATTACCCTTCAGTCCAGTAGGGGGCGCTCATACAGGAAGTCACTGGGTTGTCATGTGACCAGTCCTCATACAGGAAGTCACTGGGTTGTCATGTGACCCGTCCTCATACAGGAAGTCACTGGGTTGTCATGTGACCCGTCCTCCTTGTGTCTCTGCAGAGGATCCAAGAACTTCAGCAGCTGCAGCGCCGAGGACTTTGAGAAGATGATCCTGCTGACGGGGGGAACGTGTCTGCTGAACGTGCCGCGGCCTGATGAGGCCTACAGCGCCCCCTACTGTGGGAACCGGCTGGTGGACGTGGGAGAGGAGTGCGACTGTGGATCCCAGAAGGTCTGAGCTACCTCCTCCCTGTGACATCAtgagactaaccctaaccctccctgTGACATCATGAGACTGACCCTAACCCACTGAGACTGTGAAGACAGGAATCatgacctctgtgtgtgtgtgtgtgtgtgtgtgtgtgtgtgtgtgtgtgtgtgtgtgtgtgtgtgtgtgtgtttgtgtgtgtgtgtgtgtgtgtttgtgggtgtgttaCAGGAGTGTGAGGACGACCCCTGCTGTGAGTATCAGACCTGTAAACTGAAGTCTGGAGCTCAGTGTGCGTTTGGAGTCTGCTGCACCAGAAACTGTCAGGTagctgtgacctttgacctctttccctttaaatgtttcctgtgtgtatattaatatacattatattatatattatatttatacatgttATATTTAACTGTGTTGTGTTCAGTTCCTTGCTGGAGGATCAGTGTGTCGCTCCAGCACAGATGAGTGTGATCTACCTGAATACTGTAACGGCTCCTCATCCCTCTGCCAGAGCGACGTGTTCGTCCAGGTGAGACTATCAGAGACTATCAGAGACACTGAGACTATCAGAGATTATCAGAGACTATCAGAGATTATCAAAGACTATCAGAGACACTGAGACTATCAGAGACTACCAGAGACTATCAGAAACTATCAGAGACTACCAGAGACTATCAGAGACACTGAGACTATCAGAGACTATCAGAGACACTGAGACTATCAGAGATTATCAGAGACTATCAGAGATTATCAAAGACTATCAGAGACACTGAGACTATCAGAGACTATCAGAgtcactgagacactgagactaTCAGAGACTATCAGAgtcactgagacactgagactaTCAGAGACTATCAGAgtcactgagacactgagactaTCAGAGACTACAAGAGATTATCAGAGACTATCAGAGATTATCAGAGACTATCAGAGACACTGAGACTATCAGAGACTATCAGAGACTATCAGAGATTATCAGAGACTATCAGAGTCACTGAGACACTGAGGCTATCAGAGATTATCGGAGACTATCAGAGATTATCAGAGACTATCAGAGACACTGATACTATCAGAGACTATCATAGACTACCAGAGACTATCAGAGACTATCAGAGACTATCAGAgtcactgagacactgagactaTCAGAGACTATCAGAGACTATCAGAGACTACCAGAGACTATCAGAGACTATCAGAGACACTGAAACTATCAGAGACTATCAGAGACACTGAGATTATCAGAGACTATCAGAGACTATCATAGACTACCAGAGACTATCAGAGACTATCAGAGACTATCAGAgtcactgagacactgagattATCAGACACTATCATAGACTACCAGAGACTATCAGAGACTATCAGAGACACTGATACTATCAGAGACTATCAGAGACTATCATAGACTACCAGAGACTATCAGAGACTATCAGAgtcactgagacactgagactaTCAGAGACTATCAGAGACACTGAAACTATCAGAGACTATCAGAGACACTGAGACTATCAGAGACTATCAGAGACTACCAGAGACTATCAGAGACCCTCAGACTATCAgatgttttctctgtttcagaaCGGTCAGCCCTGCAGGGAGCAGAAGGCGTTCTGTTATAACGGGAAGTGTCAGCACGCTGATGGACAGTGTCAGAACATTTTTGGACCCAGtaagttttcattcattttctgtttattataaTCTGAATATTAACATCGTTCTGACCTGATATCAAACTCATATTTATGTTAATAATGACTTTAAGTGACAGAGTTTAATTGGTTAGACTGTTATCATACACAGCACTGACTctgatctcctcctcctcctctccctccttctcttcctcctcctcctcctctccctccttctcttcctcctcttcctcttcctcagagGCGAAGGCTGCTCCTGAACTctgttttaaagatgtgaacAGTAAAGGAGATCGCTTTGGAAACTGTGGCTATCATAACTTCGGCTACAGGAAGTGTGagagcaggtaacacacacacacccacacactgacacacagcttGAGGACCTGAGTAAGCATGTTTGTCCGTCTCCATAGAAACACTCTGTCCGTCTCCATAGAAACGCTCTATGTGGGAAGCTGCAGTGCTCCAACGTTCAGGCGAAGACGGTTTTCGGCATCGAGCCGTCGATCATCACCACGCCGATCGCTGGAGGGAAATGTTACGGAGTCGACTTCATGTTGGGATCAGACGTACCTGATCCTGGTATGGTGAACGAGGGGACCAAGTGTGGAGACCAGaaggtgaggaggaggtggggggagaagaggaggagaggagaggagaggagagaaggaggaatgTTGATGCAgattcttcttctgtggtgtttcaggtgtgtatGAACTTCGAGTGTCGCAGCGCTGACATCCTGAACTACGACTGCGATGTGGAGAATAAGTGTAACGGACGAGGGGTGAGTCACATGACCTCACACCTGCATCACATGACCTCACTGCTGCATCACATGACCTCACTGCTGCATCACATGACCTCACTCTGACccgtgtgtgtctcaggtgtgcaACAGCAACAAGAACTGTCACTGTGAGGACGGCTGGGCGCCCCCGCACTGCCAGGTCAAAGGTTACGGAGGCAGCGTGGACAGCGGACCCACCTGGAACGGTACATAATCAATACATATGATTATAGATCAGTGATGCATAAGATGagcagtttaaaaatatatggGAAATATAGAAgcaatacgttttttttttatgtccataaggtttagtttaaatttaaagggttaaaatgtgaaaataaacgtatgaataacttcacacattctttttttgtggacccagcatcaaatttctgcttttaatccatttagagagaatatattagaggattatggcaaaaatgtctaagtggtgtaaccataaaaactttgtaccaaataattcaacttgcttaaaaacagtaaatagtcaataaaacaccatatcaactagtttggcatgatcttacattataactttatattaaataaaggtaatggaatacaattgttctaaatattacatttactctggttaccatggagatcaggaaacatttacatgttttaaatgaagtcattattagtataagtccacttaaatacactgtaggtgataaaatatttaacctgatgctgcttttaaactagtttaactgatttatgaattaatgtttaattaatacTCTGTGGTTCCTCTCAGATAAGGACTCGTCTCTCAGGGACGGACTGctcgtcttcttcttcctcgtcCTTCCTCTTCTCGCTCTGGGTGCGTTTGTTTTCCTGCGCAGGAACGAGCTGCTGAGACGCTTCGGGATGAGCCGCAGGAAACGCTCTCAGGGATACCAGTGAGTCCACAAACCAGTCCAGAACCCAGTCCACAAACCAGTTCACCAGATACAGAAACTGTCATTAATCTGTTacaaaaatcaacaacaatCATAATGTTTGTATTGCTGCTTTatcataaccacacacacacacacacacacacacacacacacacacacattaataataaaacacaccaGTATAATTTAGGTTTGATGTTTTGCTTTTCATCAGGTTATTTTATTCAGTAACAGTCAATGAATCAAAGGGTCACGGCTGTTACTGCAGgtctccttctcctttcttcttctgctacttattattattattattatctttttattctttaatcaAAGTAACACAAAGTCTGAGTCAGACTGAAACCTCACACTCCTTTATTCTGGTGTCCCATCGTAGTAACAGCTGTGTTAAACCTTCTAAAAGTgacccaaccccccccccccccccccccccccccccctgcagtCCTGTTCCCAGTTACACTGGTGTCAGCACTTCCTGCTGAGGACAGGTGGTCAAATATCTGCTAGAAGCCAAATTTAGCTTCTTAGATTTACCAGAGACCCTCAGAGACCCTCAGAGGGGCAACAGAGACATGATTAGGAGCTATGCTTAAATCCAACATGAGGTGAAACTGGCTCCTCCTCtactttacagagctttatagagAGTTTCATCCAGgaggggagttctggtcctctgaaatgaagccaacgcggaagtaactttaaactgcattctatcaaaataaagtttgatgttcatttgggacattttggcctccctgattttatatgtgacgataaagcagggtatgcattagggcgtggctacgtggtgattgacaggttgattggttcacaggttcaggagggcgcctcatgctcctcctgatgcccatataagtagaatccatgtttttatttttcccagcatgcacctgaaatgttcaagatggcgctgctcagatccgatactattggcctccgagcagcagtccacaaaccaatgggtgacgtcacggatgttacgtccatttcttatatacagtctacggTTGGGACGAATCATTAAACCTGAATAATGGTTGGTGGTCTAACTgtgacgtccatgatgtcttgctgcattgagtcactgagctgtgtagttctagtattttatgtaaatatctgactttatataaaaaaagataaatgattaAACTTAAACTcagcttttgtcttttttcatcagAGCTGACGGAGCAGCTTCATCCAATCCCAGCAGAGCTCCGCCTCCCAGAGCACAGCCGCCTGTTACCCGCGGCAACGCCGGCAACATCGTCAGAGACGGGGTgagttacagtgtgtgtgtgtgtgtgtgtgcgtgtgtgtgtgtgtgcgtgcgtgtgtgcgagtgtgtatgagtgtgagtgtgtgtgagtgtgtgtgtgtgtgtgtgcgtgcaggtgtgtgtgtgtgtgtgagtgtgcgtgtgcgtgcgagtgtgtatgagtgtgagtgtgtgtgtaggtgtgtgtgtgagagtgtgagtgtgtgtgtgcgtgtgtgcgtgcaggtgtgtgtaggtgtgtgtgtgtgtgtgtgagtgtgtgtgtgtgcgtgcaggtgtgtgtgggtctgtgtgtatgagtgtgtgtgtgtgtgtgtgtgtgtgtgtgtgtgtgtgtgtgtgtgtgtgtgttggtgtgtgtgtgagtgtgtgtgtgtgtgagtttctAATCCAGACTaaacaactaaaactaaatacagTCAGATTATTTTGTGGAGTCTCAGTGACAGAAAGTGAAACTACATTTTCTGTGTGAACTTTGAACTCCAGGaaactaataaatatattttatcaaCCAAATTCTGAATCAGCCAATCAATAATTATTAGttatattatgattattatttgaGGCATCATTCATTCAGAGAGATTCTTAATGAGTTTTGAATGAGTCGCCGTAGCAACGCCTCGGCCAATCAGACGTAATATTCATGTTAATGATAACGACCCCTCTGTGACCCTGCTGACCAggaacatgatgatgatgtcacagcgcCGGTAAGACTCAGGTAGAGTTTAGTGTGTTAGAGctagatacacacacacctacctacacacacacctacacctacacacacacacacacacacacacacacacacacacacacacacacacacacacacatgactggTGATACTGGTGCTGGCTCACAGTCAACCTGCAGCTGTGAATAATTAGAACTTTAGAGTCATTAGAGGtagaatatgaagaatgtaggtgtgtgtgtgtaggtgtgtgtgtgtgtgtgtgtgtgtgtgtgtgtgtgtgtgtgtgtgtgtgtgtgtgtgtgtgtgtctgtctcactgACATTAACTTTTTAATTTCTAACATCTGTTTTCTCTGCATGTGAAGCACAACGCTCAACTACTGCAACCAGAGGAGGTAAAATACTCACTACTGCTCacactgtagtactactgcagtactactgtagtactactgcagtactactcacactgcagtactactgctcacactgtagtactactgctcacactgtagtactactactcacactgtagtactactgcagtactatcaCTACTCacactgtagtactactactcacactgtagtactactgcagtactatcaCTACTCacactgcagtactactactcacactgtagtactactgcagtactactgctcacactgtagtattactgcagtactactactcacactgtagtactactgcagtactatcaCTACTCacactgtagtactactgctcacactgtagtactactgctcacactgtagtactactactcacactgcagtactactgctcacactgtagtactactactcacactgcagtactactgctcacactgtagtactactcacactgtagtactactactcacactgcagtactactgctcacactgtagtactactgctcacactgtagtactactactcacactgcagtactactactcacactgtagtactactactcacactgcagtactactgctcacactgtagtactactcacactgtagtactactactcacactgcagtactactactcacactgtagtactactgcagtactactcacactgtagtactactgtCTATCTTATTAAAtcctacctgcattgggagctgatATAGAGTCAGTTAGATATAAAATGATGTCATCTGCATAAAGTGAACATTACAGTGatgatataatgtgtgtgtgtgtgtgtgtgtgtgtgtgtgtgtgtgtgtgtgtgtgtgtgtgtgtgtgtgtgtgtgtgtgtgtgtgtgtgtgtgtgtgtgtgtgtgagcaggtggTGCATACCAGTAGGACAACTTCCTCCTTCATTGCgaggcctcctcctcctccgtaaGAACACTTCCTGCCAGCTGTTTGTTGATTAGCTGtttgtttattgatcagctgtttgtttattgatcagctgtttgtttgtttattgattagctgtttgtttattgatcagctgtttgtttgtttattgatcagctgtttgtttgtttattgatcagctgtttgttgattagctgtttgtttgtttattgatcagttgtttgtttgtttattgatcagctgtttgttgattagctgtttgtttgtttattgatcagttgtttgttgtttttcaggaaACCTAAACCGTCTCCTGTGTCTCAGCCTCTGGTGCCTCAGAGacccgccccccccccacctgtCTAACAGCAGGGTGGCCCCGCCCACCACACCTGATTGACACTCCCTCCCCCCCATTCAACCCCCCCCACTCAGAGCTGGTTACCTAGCAACAGCCAAGATGGCGGACAGCCGGCCCTGAAGTCGGACAACATACTGGACCCAGCCGGACCGGACTGGATCCACCAGAACCAACAGGAAGTGAAGCAtcactgctgtcagtcagctgacTCACATCAGGTCACATGACTCCTCTCTGTCAACAAACCAGCCAATCACAATCCTCCTTCAGGCACTGTGAGGTCATCAACAGTCACGACCGACCGCGTCGTGTCATCAACCTGCGTCACTGAACTGCTGTCACTTAATTAGCATGCAGGATAACGGCTAACTAGCATTAGCAGGCTAAAGGCTAACTAGCATTAGCAGGCTAAAGGCTAACGCACAGCTAAAGGGGCGTGTCTCTTTATCAAACacctgctctctgattggctggtttgAAGACACAGAGTTCACACTTGgacactttctttctttctttgtctctgaaTGAAGCACTGATAGCGCGTCCTCTCTGCTCAGCACTGTCATAGGAATGTAACGTTAGCTcccctggacctggacctggacctgggtCAGGgtctggacctggacctgggtCAGGCTCTGGACCTGGACCTAGACCTGGGTCTGGGGGTTTCAGGCTGTTTGATCGTGGCACATGATGATGAACGTTCAAGTTTTGTTCTCAGCAGGAAACCAAATGTCTGTTCACTGTTAGCATTAGCTTCATTAGCTTAGTTAGCCTCATTAGCTTAATTAGCCTCGTTAGCTTTGATGCACTGTGTGAGAGAACGTCCTCGTTATATTTTAACTgcttcagagtttttttttacttgaaaagaACAGGAAGTTAACAAGCCgtctgaacagaaaacaaacagaagaagaaacagacgACTCGGCTGCAGTCGATGTTATTTACAGACGTGCCAACAGCTGAAGAGTCGGGTTTCagtctggaaacacacacacacacacacacacacacacacacacacacacacacacacacacacacatacattcacacactcatacacacacacacacacactcacacatacaggaAGCTCATTGGCAGAAACAGTCTCTAATGTTTCACAGTTGAAACATGAAGCATCAAAGCCGGTCTTTCATTCTTCTCTCAGCGCAATGCATGATGGTTAGTGACCATCGGTTGGACACTACTCTTCACgatgcattgtgggaaactTTGAGTCCACTATATAGggtttaataattataataattctCACTATGTATCTTTATGAGGAGCAGGAAGTGATTTCAGACACTGAGTTTTtattctctgtttgtgttgatgtCATTTCATCAGACGTTTAATCGCTCTGATGATTCAGACTGCAGGAAGGTCACATGACCACTCACACGTCACTTCCTGGTTGTCGGTTTGATTCTGCTCATTAAACATCGTGTTAACCAATCAGATCATCAGAAGAACAGCTGAGCTCGGCCACTGATCGATCAGTCTGATCAGAAATCCTTCAGCAGATTTTCTCCCCCTGAAGGTTAGAGTCAGTCTGAGGtcacaaaacaatcaataaatcagctgatcatagactgtatgtaagaaatagacgtaacatccgtgacgtcacccattggtttg harbors:
- the LOC133978602 gene encoding disintegrin and metalloproteinase domain-containing protein 9-like isoform X2 codes for the protein MGGRELLEICCLLLLIGNSHCRDSQQTEHISSYQLTVPRPIGGRLRRDADGTPPNQVSYVISVEGRDHVVHLQRNQLLLPADFTVFTYRENGSVLSSRPAVQHHCHYQGFIQDMEGSSAAMSVCNGLRGVLHLSDDSYGIEPLDSSPDQHLVYRLQDVTSQPRGCGTLHTEHAHNNATEHEYEAEEIHHRQHSRMKRAVLHKTHYVELLLVVDYERYNYMNKNATAVREEMVALANFIDSIYMQLNVRVVLVGLEIWNQQNMISTEGSAGEVLSRFTQWREKELVTRRRHDSAQLILKKSFGVTAGMAFVSTVCSRSHGGGINAFTNNNLPSFASIVAHELGHNLGMNHDDGRTCTCPVAACIMNSGATGSKNFSSCSAEDFEKMILLTGGTCLLNVPRPDEAYSAPYCGNRLVDVGEECDCGSQKECEDDPCCEYQTCKLKSGAQCAFGVCCTRNCQFLAGGSVCRSSTDECDLPEYCNGSSSLCQSDVFVQNGQPCREQKAFCYNGKCQHADGQCQNIFGPKAKAAPELCFKDVNSKGDRFGNCGYHNFGYRKCESRNALCGKLQCSNVQAKTVFGIEPSIITTPIAGGKCYGVDFMLGSDVPDPGMVNEGTKCGDQKVCMNFECRSADILNYDCDVENKCNGRGVCNSNKNCHCEDGWAPPHCQVKGYGGSVDSGPTWNDKDSSLRDGLLVFFFLVLPLLALGAFVFLRRNELLRRFGMSRRKRSQGYQADGAASSNPSRAPPPRAQPPVTRGNAGNIVRDGVVHTSRTTSSFIARPPPPPKPKPSPVSQPLVPQRPAPPPPV
- the LOC133978602 gene encoding disintegrin and metalloproteinase domain-containing protein 9-like isoform X1, producing MGGRELLEICCLLLLIGNSHCRDSQQTEHISSYQLTVPRPIGGRLRRDADGTPPNQVSYVISVEGRDHVVHLQRNQLLLPADFTVFTYRENGSVLSSRPAVQHHCHYQGFIQDMEGSSAAMSVCNGLRGVLHLSDDSYGIEPLDSSPDQHLVYRLQDVTSQPRGCGTLHTEHAHNNATEHEYEAEEIHHRQHSRMKRAVLHKTHYVELLLVVDYERYNYMNKNATAVREEMVALANFIDSIYMQLNVRVVLVGLEIWNQQNMISTEGSAGEVLSRFTQWREKELVTRRRHDSAQLILKKSFGVTAGMAFVSTVCSRSHGGGINAFTNNNLPSFASIVAHELGHNLGMNHDDGRTCTCPVAACIMNSGATGSKNFSSCSAEDFEKMILLTGGTCLLNVPRPDEAYSAPYCGNRLVDVGEECDCGSQKECEDDPCCEYQTCKLKSGAQCAFGVCCTRNCQFLAGGSVCRSSTDECDLPEYCNGSSSLCQSDVFVQNGQPCREQKAFCYNGKCQHADGQCQNIFGPKAKAAPELCFKDVNSKGDRFGNCGYHNFGYRKCESRNALCGKLQCSNVQAKTVFGIEPSIITTPIAGGKCYGVDFMLGSDVPDPGMVNEGTKCGDQKVCMNFECRSADILNYDCDVENKCNGRGVCNSNKNCHCEDGWAPPHCQVKGYGGSVDSGPTWNDKDSSLRDGLLVFFFLVLPLLALGAFVFLRRNELLRRFGMSRRKRSQGYQADGAASSNPSRAPPPRAQPPVTRGNAGNIVRDGHNAQLLQPEEVVHTSRTTSSFIARPPPPPKPKPSPVSQPLVPQRPAPPPPV